The following coding sequences lie in one Lepeophtheirus salmonis chromosome 11, UVic_Lsal_1.4, whole genome shotgun sequence genomic window:
- the LOC121126003 gene encoding tryptase beta-2 produces MWIKNFIFVTTYVSLATSFSTVIYDSCGYSTSKGLKGCKPRTSNRIINGVGVEEGDIPWQVAIKLKPSSGPSFWCGGTIISESFVITAAHCLKDRIISGINIKLDISKCYVYAGGNLGQETGVQYNFSMYIMHPSFKKIDGKNIHDIGLVQIKGSFDFSSVIQPACLPFYQTEPVMTESSVVVSGWGRTDPKVDLAASRLMRADLYVKNISSSICKRGKEGVVDPDSLLCIWNPPSSGCFGDSGGPVTLEESGRCILVGVISQGVQCGATGQGAINVKVSYYLDWIYSNIMKLC; encoded by the exons ATGTGGATCAAGAACTTTATTTTCGTTACAACATATGTCTCTTTGGCAACTTCTTTCTCGACGG TAATCTATGATTCATGTGGATACTCAACATCAAAGGGATTAAAGGGATGCAAACCAAGAACATCAAACAGAATTATTAATGGGGTTGGAGTGGAAGAAGGAGACATTCCATGGCAAGTGGCTATTAAATTGAAACCCTCATCTGGGCCGAGTTTTTGGTGTGGAGGAACAATCATCAGTGAGTCATTCGTGATAACCGCAGCTCATTGCttaaaagacagaataatctcagggataaatattaaactagatatttcaaaatgctat GTGTATGCTGGGGGGAATCTAGGGCAGGAAACTGGtgttcaatataatttttcaatgtacATAATGCatccatcatttaaaaaaattgatggaaagAATATACACGATATTGGTCTGGTACAAATAAAAGGttcatttgatttttcttcGGTTATACAACCAGCATGTTTGCCCTTTTATCAAACGGAGCCTGTCATGACTGAATCTTCAGTCGTAG TAAGCGGATGGGGTCGAACAGATCCAAAAGTAGATTTGGCTGCTTCCCGTCTCATGAGAGCGGATTTATATGTGAAAAACATATCATCCAGTATATGTAAACGTGGAAAAGAAGGTGTCGTTGATCCTGATTCATTATTGTGTATTTGGAATCCTCCTTCTTCTGGATGTTTTGGAGATTCTGGTGGTCCAGTTACACTTGAAGAAAGTGGTAGGTGCATACTTGTTGGAGTCATCTCACAAGGGGTCCAATGTGGAGCCACTGGTCAAGGTGCAATAAACGTTAAGGTTTCATATTACTTAGATTGGATATACAGTAATATAATG aaactttGTTAA